In Mus caroli chromosome 9, CAROLI_EIJ_v1.1, whole genome shotgun sequence, a single window of DNA contains:
- the Spa17 gene encoding sperm surface protein Sp17, translated as MSIPFSNTHYRIPQGFGNLLEGLTREILREQPDNIPAFAAAYFENLLEKREKTSFDPAEWGAKVEDRFYNNHAFKEQEQVEKCEQEIAKSSGREETPVTPFEESTEEEREQEEAAALKIQSLFRGHVAREEVKKMKSDKNENLKEEADN; from the exons ATGTCGATTCCTTTCTCCAACACCCACTACCGAATTCCACAAGGATTTGGAAATCTTCTTGAAGGGCTGACACGGGAGATTCTGAGGGAGCAACCGGACAATATACCAGCTTTTGCCGCAGCGTATTTTGAGAACCTTCTAGAGAAAAGAGAGA aaaCCAGCTTTGATCCAGCAGAATGGGGGGCTAAGGTAGAGGACCGCTTCTATAACAACCACGCATTCAAG GAACAAGAACAAGTTGAGAAATGTGAACAAGAAATAGCTAAGtcatctggaagagaagaaacaCCAGTTACTCCCTTC GAGGAATCtactgaggaagaaagagaacaggaggaggCGGCTGCTCTCAAAATCCAGTCCCTCTTCCGGGGACACGTGGCTAGAGAAGAGGTAAAGAAGATGAAGTCAGATAAGAATGAAAATCTGAAAGAAGAGGCAGACAATTGA